The Ptychodera flava strain L36383 chromosome 14, AS_Pfla_20210202, whole genome shotgun sequence genome segment CTCCACTCTCGACAACACCGTCCTTCTATTGTAATAAGTTTTGGTACAGGACATTCTGCTGACGGTAGGAGCGTGTAAATCTGACACAGTGGTTTGCAGACCAGGACGCCAAGGTCACATCTACAGCTTTGGACACACCCATCTTGCATGTCTTCTCCGTCCTCTAAAATCTTGTCTCTAAAGTGACACGGCCCACCTGTACGATATACAGGATATACCATAGAACGTAGAGTGAAATCGCAATTTAGTAGGTAAAAACAACTGAAGAATAACacaatatgaacatttttttaaaaagtgttgtATATTTGTGTAGCAGAGGGAGAGGGCGAGGTTAACTCCTTCCCAGCAAACGTTTacataagtgtgtgtgtgtgggacATTGGTTGTACAAGCACATCCACGTTGGGACAAAACAATCTGAATTGTTCAGATATTTTCACAAGTCCCTCATTCATTTGTTCTCACGTGATTTTACACATTGATGTATTCCCGCTGCCTTTTGTGGAGCAATTCCATCTCGAGCTGGATTTCACGAACTCACCGacttgaaacattaaagatTAAAACAACACTCTTTACGATGTTTCTACAAAATTGACTTGGCGCCTGGATACTGCGCACGTTCCTTGGTAattcaatatcaaaatatctgtTTCCCAGGCTGCTCCGGTATTCTGTGCTAGTTTTTGGTTCGAAAGTAGTTCCCTTGGCACAAACAGACATCCAAGTAaaacctgcttttcttttcgcATTGGCCTGTGCGTTAAGACCTGAATAAAGTGTCATAGGAGAATAAGCCACTTTTTGACCGTAGAAGGGGTATTTTAGTCTGCTTTAAAATGACAACATTAGTTATGATTGCAGTCTCTGATTGTGCCAGAATGAGCAGTTCTGTATTTTCGATTTCGTAAAATTAGAAGAAAGGGGGACAACCTTAGCAAGCTTGGTTGCCGAAGAATCAATTCAAAATGAGCATATTCATTAATGATATGGTTCTGTAGTTGGTTACCAAACCGACATAGCTTACAAATACGAAGACTTTAAAAGTTCGAATTCTTATAATCTGTAAAGTTTAATTTTCACGATTCGCAACAATCTCTACACATGTACGCCTATTAGAAGCCTGTCACTTTAAATGTCCTAAACACGATGCCTGTCACTTTCAATGTCCGAAACACGATCTTATACGTCCTACGTCATTTGATCAAACAAAGTCCCGCATTACGACGACACGTGCTAATTTCTTCTCATCTTGCATCAAGTGTAAAACATTCTATTTTCACACATACATTTCGACTACCGTGACGTCAGTCCTTCTTGACATTTTATGGTGTTATCTTACTATGTAGATCACAATATTTCACAAGCTTTTCCATGTTTTAATATTAAGTAAACGGTCTAGCCTTCTCTTTCGTGGCGTTGAAAGAAATTGTCTGGCTGGATAAAGTTATAGGTCAACACACGTTTTCAATCTGAATGTGTTTCTACACTGCACTGCGCAAGACAAGGCGTAAATTGACCCGAGCTCTCGAATTGTTGAAAGAAGTAGCCGAGATAAAGGATTGACTGTGATAAAGATGGATCTTGGGAAGGCATGGTATGAAACGATGACAAAAAATGTTAGTGTTTCATCCTCACTGCTTTTTGCAAAATGACAAAACTAATATGAAAAAACCGGAGTGGaaatttaattctgaaaattaaaGTGATATGTTTACTCCGAAAAACGCTCCACATCTTGGAAGGCGAAAACAATCCGCGTCATCATTGTCACGACCACGACCCAAATTTCTGTCTTATTGTGCACCACTGAGAGATTTTTTTTCGATATCCAGACCAATGAGGCAATAAATGAATAATGCATGCAAATTATGCTTTCATCACCAAACTCTCTCTAACATCATCGCTGTATTGCGACTGCGCGGGGAGATGGGGTGACAGGGAAAGAAAGACTTGTGTTCGTAGGCTGTCGCTTCAGTAAGAGAAGGTATAGGTAAAGAATTTCAACTGTTCGTTCGGGTACAGACGGCATCACGCGTTGTGATACACAAATTAGATGTGATGTGGTCTGATCTTCTATATGATTTTGGCCCGAAAAATACGCGTTCACCGCTCGACGTAAACGGGAAAAACAACGAAACTACCGTACTAGCGCTGACACTGCTAAAACACAATAGGCCTCGACAAAAATGACGAGCAATTCATTGTTTCGGCATGTACTGTCGTATACAATTACATCGGATGACCAAGTTGCGATAACCAAAAGACATTCCCAAGTTCCTGGACAATTATCTCATCAAAGAATGGCCAATGAAACGTTTATGAAAAGTTGCGAACAATATTCTTTGTAATCTGCAAAACAATTTTTAGGATCCTCCGTTGTTTCGTGATCGTCTGAAAATAGTGATGTCATCATCCTTGAGGCCTTACTCCCATCCTTACCATTCAAAAGAATTGATGATGATTTAAATAGGTCATCCCATCGATTTTCCATTGCTACGATAGATCGCTGTGTTTTGGGAAAGAAACAGCAAAGATGGTACCACAACAGCTTGAAACGACGGCGCCCTTTTAGActaattttaaatatgtaaaagagCCGCTGACTGTAAAACGTGTGGGCAGCATCGATAGACAGGCTTTTATATCGAGATGGCAGCGTGATCTGTACACATAAAAATTATTAGGTATTACATGTCACATCCGGAAAAATGAGCGTAGGCAGATACATTGAACATTCCTAAAATTCTCCAGACAACATGAAAAATCGGCCGATATATCATAATGATGTATTGCAAGACCGTGGGAAAGAACGCTTCCTAATTCAGATAGCCTGTCTTTATCATCGTGCTTATATAGAGTTCAGGAACAGGAAAAAGTATTGGTATCATAGTGATGTACTTTCATGGTCTGTCTGACGGTCTACCTATCCGCTGCattgcacccccccccccccccactttcCCTCCGAGCATGCGTAAATGAGGCAGGCATGACAAAGTGGCAGGCATGCACTTGTGACTGCATTTTATGAATCGAACCACATACATTCCATAAACTGTCCTTGTTCCTCGAGCAGATAAATACATGTTGTTATCGTTGTTTTTTATGTTTCAGTTGCAGGATGCGATTACTCGAGAAATTGACGTCACTTTGGTCTAACTAAGCGTTATGCCCCTCGtcaatttattcaaaataaaaatcagggtcgtTCTAAGCCTAAACGATAAATGTGCGGATGCGTAACTTAAGTTGAACCACAAGTTAAGTCTACCATTACCTGTTGAATTTGCCGTCTTCACACAACCGTATCAGAGTATGGTAAGTATTCTGGCAGTATGACGTAATGTGTCGGCGTTATACCAATGCTGACtcttattttgatgaaatagacGGTATTGGGTGTTAAACCAGTGACCTCAACTGTGATCCTGCTCTCATGGTTAACGCTTCGTCTTCCTCGACTGTTCTCTGTCGGAATTTTCGTTGTTGCCTGAATTGAAACAAACGAACATCATTAAACGAAACAACATCAGAATAGccaaatattttataaatacgGGGATGAGGTGGGAGCAAGTTTTGTCGGTTTCCAAGCTCGGTGTCTCCTTCGTAGACTCGGAATGGATGACTGACATGTAATATTCACTGTAAAGTAGGTTTTGGAAATACGGACTGTTTTTACTCAAAGTTGTCACTGAAAACCTGAAAGCAAATAACTAAAAGAACGACAGCAACAGTAAACCAAGCAAATAGCGCAAGGTCACTATCCTGCCGGCCCCTGCATCCAACACAGACTAATGAAGTTCGGATATTGGTATCCTTGGATCTCTCTAGCGGTAGTTTCGGGAAACCGAACGCCAGAGAGATCCTAGACTAATAAAGACAATAGGGAATTTGCACGCCTGGTCGGAATAGAACCAATCTTTCCGTCGGTTTCGTCATGGTCAAGGTATTTACGAACATATAATGTGATCAAAACAACACGattactgtgaacaaaataacaatGATGGCAGTGCTGCACCAATGCTTCACAGTAAAGCTACTTTCTAGTCAACTTGTCATGCTTCTTTACGGTAATTGCAGTTGTTTCTCGTGAGCCAGGGCTTCGATTCGCTCCTCCACAGAAATGCGCCAACATCTAGGAGTCAGAAGTTGCcgtaaaagaaaagaaaagtagTTTTACGACGGCGATTTGCACTCTTGGGCAGAAAGAGCTGTTGTCATCTGTGCGCATGTGCCAGAAACAACTATAGAGAGCTTAGTTTCTACCtcttgttattgttattgttgtttattgttttgttatcgTCTATTTTAGCATAGATCaattttaattcatcatttttttctcacattGTTACAGAAAAAATGATGATACCATAATTAATgttgacacacacacaacaagATACTTTTCAAGTAGCGTAACCAACCATCCAGAAACACTTAAACTCGCCTGTACTCTTTTGAGTTGCCATTGGCTGATGTCGGAGACGTTGACCTGGCTGGTGTAGTAAACTTCGTAACTGTCGATGACAGCAAGTATCTCGGTATTCGACGGTGGGAAGAAACTGACAACCAAAGACGACGGCCCGGATGATTCGGACAACACATCTTGGACCTCGTTTGGGCTCTCTGAGGACAGAAAATAATGCAGGTATAAACATTCGAAATTTTATCGTCGTCAcgacgcacacacacacatacatacatacatacatacatacatacatacatacatacatatatattatatatatatatatatatatatatatatatatatatatatatatatatatatatatatatatatatatcacaaccTATATTATATGGCACTACCTGTCATAAATAAACAGGCAAATGTCATTCATCCTGCCTTATCGAACCACACAGATACGCAGTATGCCAGTATGTATACGTGTAACATATATGTTGCAGCTCAGTGCCTTACAATCTGGATATCAGAGTCATAATGGTTATTATTGCGATAAAGTGAGCTTACGATTTTCCGGTATGAAATCACTCACCTCGGTCTGGATGGTGGCAGAAAAATTCCGTGCAGCAATCATCCTCGTTCCTCTTGCCAATAAACGGCTCTGGGCAGATCGTCAATGAAGGCATCTGGGACATGGGAACGAGGACAGGACACAGGGGTAAGCAACGGAGCGCCCCATACTGACACTGACAGCGATGCTCGCAGTTGACATCGATCCAGTCTCCTTCACTTACTTCGACTCCTTCAAGCTCACACTTTATATTGACTGAAGATAATTGAATTTCGGAGAAATAAAGTCAGTATAAATTCCGGACCGATGGTACCTTGtatcacaaatattaaaatgtatgtGAAGTTGAAATTGTAATGTAATATATTCTGTCAGTAAAGCGatgtaaaaatatacaaaccGTTCTTAACTTTGAACAGCACAATGATTATGATTTAGTTATATCGATCATAGATAATGAAAAtggattgaaatttgttcatcaTCTACTACTTTTTCCATAGTTATTTGACGCAAAAAGGTCCTGAAGATGAAATGTGAAATGTTACTGTGATGATATTCAGTGGGATAAATATAGACAAAGTAGGTAGTCGGTAATTTACTAACAGAAAATAATCTGTTGTTATTACATGTcaaacatgtttatttcaatgaaatatccAGTACTGAATTTTTATAATGAATACACAATGATATCTGTCATTATGTTCTTCGATGCCCACTGTGATCTATCATAGGACAGAAGGAGAGTTACGCAGTGCCTCTTTAGATGACCACTGTGTGATACAAGCTTCACTCGGTACGTTCAGGTTAACATATACAAACGAGAAACAGACTTTCAATGTTCAAGTATCTAGAAACACGTAATTGGACAATAATTTGGCGCAAATTATTCAATAAATATGATTTTGCATGGCGTGTACTGCAAATACCACATTCacagtacgtacgtacgcacgtatgtatgtatgtatgtatgtatgtatgtatgtatgtatgtatgtatgtatgtgtgtgtgtatgtatgtatgtatgtatgtatgtatgtatgtatgtatgtatgtatgtatgtatgtatgtatgtatgtatgtaacgcATTTACTTCACTTGAATCGTAGGAAAGGGAGGCTTACCCGGTGGGCCACACTGCCATTGTTGGCAACATTCATCCGGTACGTCGACCAGTCTTGGTGATGGACATTCCAGTGATGGTGTCATTAGCGTGGGTGGACACAAGGATACGCATCCAACGTCGCCTCCTTGGCAGTGGCATCTCATTATACAGTCCACATCAAATCGTTCACCGTCTTCATATACATTTCCATTGAATTCACAAGATCCGGCTGACAACAAAAAGTGGAAATCACGACAACAGTACCGACATACATCTATTAAAGATCATAATACTTCAATTCCTGTCCCTGGTTTTAGAAGTTCAGACACCTACATTACTCAAAAACATACGCCTATACATCATTTTCCTTTAACTTCCCAAAAAGACGAATCCGAGGAAAAAATGAGCCCCAGTCTATATGACGATGGAATTGTAGTAATTTTTGCAATGAATACCACAATGCgcattatatattgaaataagagttttaaaataaaatagttcgACTACATTCATTGagaatttcatttattattgTACATTATATCTGGTATATTGATGGCGAAAATACTGGGATcggattggtcgagacgtgaaaataaccatgctatATTCGCAATTTAGCATAATTTGAACAGACACGAGGTCTCAGCAAGAgaaaaattccctttttgattttcacgctaaaatttcaatttaatgttagatataatagcaataacccgcctcagcaacgggtataccactcgattttgaccatttcactccatATAACTTGTCAAAATCTCGCTGTGTACCGTCACTGGACgtggtttattgcttatataAAATTCGCGACTATTTGCTAAACCTTGAATTTTAATCAGTCTGAGAGAAATATGTTACCATTaaagtatttttcttgtcattgaataaaacacgattggaactgatttgggagaattggaatTTATCATAATTGTTAAGCTTATGTGCCCTATGGTTTaaagttgtaatattacaaattcccATAAAACAAGTGCTACATTTACTGATTAAACAAACATTAATAcgctatccaattatcccaaattagttctataATCAGGCGTAATGGTTTGAATACTCcctttattttcacatttttgtgttGATGAATTGCAAATTTAACCTGTCAGATTACCGCTAGTGCCTCAGTGTATATAATACGTTGTGAAAGCAAGTATAGATGAATAGTACGCTCAGAAGGgtttacattttcatatttccaGCAATCCCGTCAAACAACAAACCCTACGTGTAGGATAAATTTTGAAACGGTTCTGTAAAGCTGGTTGACTGTCAGCTTTCTCTACGAACCGAATTTTTAAGTTGTATTAAAAAGCAAAACTATAAAGAGCTTCGTGTCAACATCCAATGTCAGCATAAACTAATATGTGCACCAAGGGTTGAGAACTCTAGTTTTAAATGATGCTGCGGCTGTTGGCGGCGGCTTCGGGGACCGCCGAAGCCATTATCAGCTAGCCAAAGTTGGTAGAATAGCATCGCAGCAAATGTTTATAAGACTCCTTAGAAGCAAATTGTACTGCAGAGGAAAATGTTTGTGATATCTCACTTGACCAGCGATATGTTCTCCGAAAATCAGTCTCATCTACTAAGCCGACAAAATGGTTCATGGTAGAGTCTGGCGTCTCAAATTGTTGTTTTTAATCCAATGGTCAGATACGGAGATTTCACTAACATTTTATAGTCACTGTTGAATTGTACATTACATAAGCACCGTGTACGCTACGAATGTGGAATTTAAAATCAAGAAGTACTCACCCGGTGGAAGGCACACTAACATTTCGCAGCACTCGCCCTCTGGCGGCGGTAGCAGAGTAGGATTCGGGCAGGTGGACGGATTAGGCACAAGTTGGCCAGGATCGTCGCAACGCGGAACGCACTTTTCGACACCATCGTCGCAGTAACACGTTTCATTGCACCCGTGATCATACAAGTCGCCATGTCGGTGCTCAATTTCATCGTGCCAGCACGCTGCAGCAAGGAATGATGGAACAGTTAACGgtatgaaattgtgaaatccCAAAAACTATGGCAATATTTGAAAGTGACAGCGCAGAAAATATTGCAAAGTAAAGTATTGATTAACAAAAGATGCAAAATCAAATGCGTAACTTCTTTATTCTTCAAAATCCAAAAGTAGATTTATACGCCGATTCAAAAACATGCCGAACACGTTCGTTAAAAGTGGACAAGGCTCTAGCTTTGAAGCTCGCCAGTCTATCAAAAACTACACTTTGCGTGACTGTCCCGACAGGCTCTCTAAATCTACAAAACTGTTCCTGCCGAAACTACttcatgtttttgttgttaaaaCCCATCGACAATGGCATGCCTCGTAATACAccaaaagaaaagtagatgacaAATTGAACACATGATTTCTGGCTATTCAGGGTTTTATGCATATTTGCCGCCATTGAACCCTAAGAAGTATGTTGTCAGTATCTCCCTTTCACGGGATCAAAATGTGAATTTAAGCTTAGAACGATTATCTTGTTGAATTTCAAGTAATCTGCAATCTAGACCAGAGAGCTTTCGGAATCGCGTCGCAAGGACGGAGAAAGGCAGAGAGGAATCTATATTGAAACTACATGTTATACCATTCTTCAAATTTGAAGAGTGGTATTATCATGTCAATCGTTTTACTGTTGAATAGTTTAAAGGTACAGGTATAGTATGGATACTTACAACGCTGAGAGTCACTTGTTGAATTCTCCTCACATACCCTAATTTGACAACACTCCGGTTCACTGGGATGGGGTACATGGCGACAGTTGACCGGGTTGATGATAGTCAGGTCATCTGGAGGAGGGCAGTGTTTCGCTCGACACGACCATTCGCCCGTATGACACGTACACACCTGGCAACCGTTATGGAGCTCTTCACCGTGGCTGTAGTGGGTAGCGTTAAAATGACACCACGAATCTATAGCATGAAGGACTTTATGTAAGTCAACTCATAGACCTGCACTATTGTCAATTGTACGTTGCTCTGCCATTTGACTGATACCTATCATATTCCCGGAAGGCATTGGTATTTATTACGGGGGATTGCTGCAGTATGGGCTAGTATGAATATGAACGGACGAATAATTGGATGAATCAGTGAATCAATTGGTCAATCAATCTATCAGCAATTAAACACTATAACTGCGTCAATAAACACTGCCATTTCTTACTGTCGGAGTCTGTCccctctatgtatgtatgtatgtatgtatgtatgtatgtatgtatgtatgtatgtatgtatgtatgtatgtatgtatgtatgtatgtatgtatgtctgtctgtctgtctgtctgtctgtctgtctgtctgtctgtatgtatgtatgtatgtctgcatgtatgcatgcatgcatgcatgcatgtatgtctgtctgtctgtccgtctgtatgtatgtatgtatgtatgtatgcatgtatgaatgtatgcatgtatgtatgtatgtatgtatgtatctgtctgtctgtctgtctgtctatctgtctttctgtctctctgtctgtctctccgtcTGTTATTTTGTGTTTCTGTGTGTCTTTTTGTCTGTCTATCGGTCCTTTCATCATAGTAGCTAGTACCTATACTCTAAATGTATGTTCTTTCCAGCATGTTTTGCTTTCCTCAGGCTGACGACCGATGAACGCATTCACTATGACGAGTTATTGTAAATTGTTGTTTCAACACACTCCCAAGTGGAGAGACCGTGgttgaaacaatatttttagaAAGTGGGGAAAAACAAGACAGAAAAACACATGTTAGCTGGCAAATATTTTATACATACTTAACCACCCATCGAATCCGACCAAAAATGCGTAAACACCCCATCGCTGTAGGCCTGGGCATTTTACTGCACTTACCGCGTGAGGAAGTCCTGTAGACCAATGTTTCAGTGAATACAAGAGCATCATCAAATCCCCCGTCGATTGGCATGGCAACTATGCGAATAAAGTAATCTACACCTTCTCGCACGTCTTCCAAGACGAAATTGAAACTATCCCCGACCTGAAACACAATAATTAGAGAGCTAATTATTTTTGTCTAAGCTAAGGGTCCAGaaattgattgaaatattagtCGGTCGCAAAAGAGTTGTTTTTATTCAGACTTCATAGCAATTTCGAGGTTGCGCGATTCTTTCGAGGTGTTTACGGAGCGTCTTATTCATGCTTTGACTTGTGTGTGGGAAAAGATCTGAATAGTTGGACTTCATTATATGAAACAGTGACTCATACAGTTGGGTGTTGCATTTATcttgaaatataataaatagAGTGTAAAACGAGACCACACAGTTTCTCCCAATGTAGAGCAAGAAATGTGTTAGTATTGTATGTATacacatgtgtatatatatatataatatatatatatatatatatatatatatatacac includes the following:
- the LOC139148817 gene encoding uncharacterized protein — its product is MQYDRTPSTMASLVLYLGFVVLFCRTSVVLCSDKCIAICEECQPPPLTTDCTGGRQRLDGCGCCTVCAGQVNDYCDDFMSPCDEEFGLNCEINVCKGSFNVHVETETQGSLTIKWDPLLTPEHFQPFRCVLFFTEEYSDIIGDWSAREVGDSFNFVLEDVREGVDYFIRIVAMPIDGGFDDALVFTETLVYRTSSRDSWCHFNATHYSHGEELHNGCQVCTCHTGEWSCRAKHCPPPDDLTIINPVNCRHVPHPSEPECCQIRVCEENSTSDSQRSCWHDEIEHRHGDLYDHGCNETCYCDDGVEKCVPRCDDPGQLVPNPSTCPNPTLLPPPEGECCEMLVCLPPAGSCEFNGNVYEDGERFDVDCIMRCHCQGGDVGCVSLCPPTLMTPSLECPSPRLVDVPDECCQQWQCGPPVNIKCELEGVEVSEGDWIDVNCEHRCQCQYGALRCLPLCPVLVPMSQMPSLTICPEPFIGKRNEDDCCTEFFCHHPDRESPNEVQDVLSESSGPSSLVVSFFPPSNTEILAVIDSYEVYYTSQVNVSDISQWQLKRVQATTKIPTENSRGRRSVNHESRITVEVTGLTPNTVYFIKIRVSIGITPTHYVILPEYLPYSDTVV